Proteins from a genomic interval of Papaver somniferum cultivar HN1 chromosome 4, ASM357369v1, whole genome shotgun sequence:
- the LOC113272214 gene encoding pheromone-processing carboxypeptidase KEX1-like, translating to MKHNAPDRRVTYDELMKKKAEDDELEDRRRRTALIQHRISAADERLQSRAEGVASDSYVSVDEPVWVPLEREIKPGRRTGEIEKLVQADLEVEREEEDYWDDYELDIHPDFVYSPDSDSDEELEENSVKDDDDESDNSDKSDDSDESD from the coding sequence ATGAAGCATAATGCACCTGACAGGAGGGTCACTTATGATGAGCTCATGAAGAAAAAAGCTGAGGATGACGAGTTGGAGGATCGTCGACGGAGAACAGCCCTAATCCAGCATCGGATATCAGCAGCTGATGAGAGGCTTCAATCCCGTGCTGAGGGTGTAGCTTCAGACTCGTATGTTTCAGTGGACGAACCCGTGTGGGTGCCACTGGAGCGTGAAATCAAGCCAGGCCGACGTACTGGAGAAATTGAGAAGCTGGTTCAAGCCGACCTTGAGGTTGAGCGCGAAGAGGAAGATTACTGGGACGACTATGAACTTGACATTCATCCAGACTTCGTCTACAGCCCTGACAGTGATTCCGATGAAGAACTCGAAGAGAATTCAGTgaaagacgatgatgatgagTCTGATAATTCTGACAAATCTGATGACTCCGACGAGTCTGATTGA
- the LOC113274993 gene encoding probable S-adenosylmethionine-dependent methyltransferase At5g37970, giving the protein MEAYPMNGGNGPNSYANNSFLQRFFVDWSKSMIDEAIADYLDIQICPSSNTFRIADLGCSAGPNTFIAMQNIIEAIDRKYREFEGLSGSTPEFHVYFNDHASNDFNTLFVTLPPEKPYFAAGVPGSFHTRLFPKGTLHVVYSSLSIQWLSHVPKEVLDIDSPAYNKGRIHYTNARQEVFEAYSAQYAKDIEAFLHARAEEVVCGGLVVLIVPAIPDESPPSQLHTQSMFDILGSCLMDMAKTGIMEEAEVDSFNLPAYSTTSRELKNLVERNGCFNIERIVDILPQENKMRPSVQTLSDHFRAALEGVIKSHFGFDEHVLDLLFQHLYPQKIEDTFASLTTYMEKTTTLFVILKRK; this is encoded by the exons ATGGAAGCATACCCAATGAATGGTGGAAATGGTCCAAATAGCTATGCCAATAACTCATTTCTTCAG AGATTTTTTGTTGATTGGTCTAAATCAATGATTGATGAGGCGATTGCAGATTATCTTGACATCcaaatttgcccatcatcaaacaCTTTCAGGATAGCAGATTTGGGTTGCTCTGCAGGGCCAAATACATTTATTGCGATGCAAAACATAATCGAAGCTATTGATCGCAAATACCGCGAATTCGAAGGACTAAGTGGTTCAACACCTGAATTTCATGTCTATTTTAATGACCATGCATCAAATGATTTCAACACCCTTTTTGTAACTCTCCCACCGGAGAAACCTTACTTCGCTGCCGGTGTACCGGGTTCTTTTCACACCCGTTTATTTCCTAAAGGCACTCTTCATGTGGTTTATTCTTCGCTTTCAATTCAATGGTTGTCTCATGTACCAAAAGAAGTGTTAGATATTGATTCCCCTGCTTATAATAAGGGCAGAATCCATTACACAAATGCTAGACAAGAAGTGTTCGAAGCTTATTCAGCTCAATACGCCAAGGATATTGAAGCTTTTCTTCACGCTCGTGCTGAAGAGGTCGTCTGCGGAGGATTAGTGGTGCTCATTGTTCCAGCGATCCCAGATGAGAGCCCACCTTCTCAATTACACACACAATCTATGTTTGATATTTTGGGATCTTGTCTCATGGACATGGCCAAGACG GGAATAATGGAAGAAGCAGAAGTGGACTCTTTTAACTTGCCAGCATACTCAACAACATCACGAGAATTAAAGAATTTGGTAGAGAGAAATGGGTGTTTTAATATAGAGAGAATCGTGGATATTCTTcctcaagaaaataaaatgagaCCTTCTGTACAAACATTAAGTGACCATTTCAGAGCTGCCCTCGAAGGGGTTATAAAATCACACTTTGGATTCGACGAGCATGTTCTTGACCTCCTTTTCCAACATCTATATCCCCAAAAAATTGAAGATACTTTTGCAAGTCTGACTACGTATATGGAGAAAACTACAACGTTGTTCGTTATTCTCAAACGCAAATAA
- the LOC113274992 gene encoding probable S-adenosylmethionine-dependent methyltransferase At5g37970, translated as MAYILTQSQILIQSKMDVVLSKTLAGSATTEAIPMNGGDGRNSYANNSSLQRFVVDRSKSMIDEAIENYLDIGTCPSSNTFRIADLGCSTGPNTFIAMQNIIEAIDHVYFNDHASNDFNTLFVFLPPEKPYFAAGVPGSFHTRLFPKGSLHVAHSSTSLQWLSQVPKEVLDINSPAYNRGRIHYANAKNQVVEAYSAQYTRDMDAFLYARAEEVVCGGLVVLIVPAIPDETSPSQSRMESLYDILGSCLMDMAKTGLVEEAKVDSFNVQEYSTTPQGFKKLVERNGCFNTERIVDILPEENKMRPPAQILSGHIRAAVEGVIKSHFGCDENMIDHLFHHLYPKKIEDAFAGSTMAMEKKTMLFVLLKRK; from the exons ATGGCTTATATACTCACACAGTCACAGATCCTTATTCAGAGCAAGATGGATGTGGTACTCTCAAAGACACTCGCAGGCTCAGCTACTACTGAAGCAATTCCAATGAATGGTGGAGATGGTCGTAATAGTTATGCCAATAACTCTTCTCTTCAG AGATTTGTGGTTGATAGGTCCAAATCGATGATCGATGAGGCAATTGAAAATTATCTTGACATCGGAACTTGCCCATCATCAAACACTTTCAGGATAGCAGATTTGGGTTGCTCTACAGGACCAAATACGTTCATTGCAATGCAAAACATAATCGAAGCTATTGATCATGTCTATTTTAATGATCATGCATCAAATGATTTCAACACTCTTTTTGTATTCCTTCCACCGGAAAAGCCTTACTTCGCTGCCGGTGTGCCCGGTTCATTTCACACCCGTTTGTTTCCGAAGGGCTCTCTTCATGTGGCTCACTCTTCCACGTCGCTTCAATGGTTGTCTCAAGTACCAAAAGAAGTGTTGGATATTAATTCTCCTGCTTATAATAGAGGGAGAATCCATTATGCCAATGCCAAAAATCAAGTGGTTGAAGCTTATTCGGCTCAATATACCAGGGATATGGACGCTTTTCTTTATGCTCGTGCAGAAGAGGTCGTCTGCGGGGGCTTAGTGGTTCTGATTGTTCCAGCGATTCCAGATGAGACCTCGCCTTCTCAATCACGCATGGAATCTCTTTATGATATATTGGGATCTTGTCTCATGGACATGGCTAAGACG GGACTAGTGGAAGAAGCAAAAGTAGACTCTTTCAATGTGCAAGAATACTCAACAACACCACAAGGATTCAAGAAATTGGTAGAGAGAAATGGGTGCTTTAATACAGAGAGAATAGTGGATATTCTTCCGGAAGAAAATAAAATGAGACCTCCTGCACAAATACTCAGTGGACATATAAGAGCTGCAGTCGAAGGGGTTATAAAATCACATTTTGGATGCGACGAAAATATGATTGatcaccttttccatcatctctATCCCAAGAAAATTGAAGATGCCTTTGCAGGTTCGACGATGGCCATGGAGAAAAAAACTATGTTGTTCGTTCTTCTCAAACGCAAATGA